A single window of Streptomyces griseoviridis DNA harbors:
- the cobM gene encoding precorrin-4 C(11)-methyltransferase has product MADAPTGKVTFVGAGPGAADLLTFRAARAIADADVVIWAASLVQAEILDHARADAQILDSAAMSLEDVVAVYRRAHRDGLRVARVHSGDPALWGGTQEQLDRCDEIGIATEVVPGVSAFSAVAALARRELTIPEVAQSVVLTRLGGGKTPMPPGEEVREFARHGTTMAVFLSAARSGQLVRELLEGGYPTSTPVVVAYQATWPEELVVRCTIETLEETVKEHKLWKHTLFLVGPALDAHGTRSHLYHPGHFHGFRKADPQARRELRERGAST; this is encoded by the coding sequence ATGGCCGACGCCCCCACCGGCAAGGTGACCTTCGTCGGCGCCGGCCCCGGCGCCGCCGACCTGCTGACGTTCCGTGCCGCGCGCGCCATCGCCGACGCCGACGTGGTGATCTGGGCCGCGAGCCTGGTGCAGGCCGAGATCCTCGACCACGCGCGCGCGGACGCGCAGATCCTCGACTCGGCGGCGATGTCGCTGGAGGACGTCGTCGCCGTCTACCGGCGCGCCCACCGGGACGGGCTGCGGGTGGCGCGCGTCCACTCGGGCGACCCCGCGCTGTGGGGCGGCACCCAGGAGCAGCTCGACCGGTGCGACGAGATCGGCATCGCGACCGAGGTGGTGCCCGGGGTCTCCGCGTTCTCGGCGGTCGCCGCGCTGGCCCGGCGCGAGCTGACCATCCCCGAGGTGGCGCAGTCGGTGGTGCTGACCCGGCTGGGCGGCGGCAAGACGCCGATGCCGCCCGGTGAGGAGGTCCGCGAGTTCGCCCGGCACGGCACGACGATGGCGGTCTTCCTGTCGGCGGCCCGCAGCGGCCAGCTGGTGCGGGAGCTGCTGGAGGGCGGCTATCCGACGTCCACGCCGGTCGTCGTCGCCTACCAGGCGACCTGGCCCGAGGAGCTGGTCGTGCGGTGCACGATCGAGACGCTGGAGGAGACGGTCAAGGAGCACAAGCTCTGGAAGCACACCCTCTTCCTGGTCGGACCGGCCCTCGACGCGCACGGCACCCGCTCGCACCTGTACCACCCCGGTCACTTCCACGGGTTCCGCAAGGCCGACCCGCAGGCCCGCCGGGAGCTGCGGGAACGGGGGGCCAGCACATGA
- the cbiE gene encoding precorrin-6y C5,15-methyltransferase (decarboxylating) subunit CbiE: MITVVGTGTGAGAPVAADVLAGAELVVGGRRHLDAVTLPGTAERLVLGPLAPALDTVARYVAKERPVLVLASGDPGFFGIVRALAERFGPALLDVRPGVSSVAAAFARIGLPWDDAAVVSAHGRDLRTAVNVCRARPKVAVLTGPGAGPAELAAALPGDRVLVVASALGDPERERVERVTAAEAAVRDWGTAVSVVVCLDGSRALGPVRTAAGPGAGPSRWALEESAFAHRDSMISKFEVRAVALARLGPRPGDLVWDVGAGSGSVAVECARFGAAVVAVEKTADGVGRIRGNAAAHGVEVAVVHGEAPAALAGLDDPDAVFVGGGGRELPAVVAACARRARRTVVVALAALDRVPAARAALTGAGLSCDGVLLQSSRLAPLPGDVTRLAATNPVFLLWGERPRATVEGVVQ, translated from the coding sequence ATGATCACGGTCGTCGGCACGGGCACCGGCGCGGGCGCGCCGGTCGCGGCGGACGTCCTGGCCGGGGCGGAGCTGGTCGTCGGCGGGCGCAGGCACCTGGACGCGGTGACGCTGCCCGGGACGGCCGAGCGGCTGGTGCTCGGGCCGCTGGCGCCCGCCCTCGACACCGTCGCCCGGTACGTCGCGAAGGAGCGGCCGGTGCTGGTGCTGGCCTCGGGGGACCCCGGGTTCTTCGGGATCGTGCGGGCGCTGGCCGAGCGGTTCGGTCCCGCGCTGCTCGACGTGCGGCCGGGGGTGTCGTCGGTGGCGGCGGCGTTCGCCAGGATCGGGCTGCCCTGGGACGACGCGGCCGTGGTGAGCGCCCACGGGCGGGACCTGCGGACGGCCGTCAACGTGTGCCGGGCGCGGCCCAAGGTGGCGGTGCTGACCGGTCCAGGGGCGGGCCCCGCCGAGCTGGCCGCCGCGCTGCCGGGCGACCGGGTGCTGGTGGTGGCGAGCGCGCTCGGTGATCCGGAGCGGGAGCGGGTGGAGCGGGTGACGGCGGCGGAGGCCGCGGTCCGTGACTGGGGGACGGCGGTGAGTGTCGTCGTCTGCCTGGACGGGTCGAGGGCGCTCGGCCCGGTCAGGACGGCCGCCGGGCCCGGCGCCGGGCCCTCCCGGTGGGCCCTCGAGGAGTCGGCGTTCGCCCACCGCGACTCGATGATCAGCAAGTTCGAGGTGCGGGCGGTGGCGCTGGCCAGGCTCGGACCGCGCCCGGGTGACCTGGTGTGGGACGTCGGCGCCGGCTCGGGCTCGGTGGCCGTGGAGTGCGCGCGGTTCGGGGCGGCCGTCGTCGCCGTCGAGAAGACCGCGGACGGAGTCGGGCGGATCCGCGGCAACGCGGCGGCGCACGGCGTCGAGGTGGCGGTGGTGCACGGCGAGGCGCCGGCGGCGCTGGCCGGGCTCGACGATCCGGACGCCGTGTTCGTCGGCGGCGGGGGCCGTGAGCTGCCCGCCGTGGTCGCCGCGTGCGCGCGCCGGGCCCGCCGGACGGTGGTGGTGGCGCTGGCCGCCCTCGACCGGGTGCCCGCGGCGCGTGCGGCGCTCACCGGCGCCGGTCTCTCCTGCGACGGGGTGCTGTTGCAGTCGTCGCGGCTCGCCCCGCTGCCCGGTGACGTGACCCGGCTCGCGGCGACCAATCCCGTGTTCCTGCTGTGGGGCGAGCGGCCCCGCGCGACTGTCGAAGGAGTTGTCCAGTGA
- the cobJ gene encoding precorrin-3B C(17)-methyltransferase, with protein MIGLISATAAGAAARDRLAAAWPERTRVYEGPVRDAVRAAFAQCEQVVCFLATGAVVRLLAPLLGDKTTDPGVVCVDEGGRFAVSLLGGHGGGANELAREVAELTGALPVVTTATDAVDLPGLDTLGLPVEGAVAAVSRALLDGGPVALRAEVAWPLPALPVTDADAEPGQGGETGGYTVLVTDRDVEPGPREVLLRPPTLVVGVGASKGAPADEVLALIGGTLAEAGLSVTSVAELATVDAKSKEPGLLAAAERLGVPLVTHPAEELARIDVPNPSAAPLAAVGTPSVAEAAALAGGGELVVPKRKSAASPAMATCAVVRRPGRGRLAVVGLGPGARDLLTPRARAELRRAAVLVGLDQYVDQIRDLLRPGTRVLESGLGAEEERARTAVAEARAGRAVALIGSGDAGVYAMASPALAEASHDIDVVGVPGVTAALAAGAILGAPLGHDHVSISLSDLHTPWEVIERRVRAAAEADLVVTFYNPRSRGRDWQLPKALAVLGEHRDPGTPVGVVRNASRADESSRLTTLGALDPAWVDMMTVVTVGNTATREIAGRMVTPRGYRWQEEPR; from the coding sequence GTGATCGGCCTCATTTCCGCCACCGCGGCGGGGGCGGCGGCGCGCGACCGGCTGGCCGCGGCGTGGCCGGAGCGGACGCGCGTGTACGAGGGTCCCGTCAGGGACGCCGTACGGGCCGCGTTCGCGCAGTGCGAGCAGGTGGTGTGCTTCCTCGCGACCGGCGCCGTGGTGCGGCTGCTGGCGCCGCTGCTCGGCGACAAGACCACCGACCCCGGTGTGGTCTGCGTCGACGAGGGCGGCAGGTTCGCCGTGTCGCTGCTGGGCGGCCACGGCGGCGGCGCCAACGAACTCGCCCGCGAGGTCGCCGAGTTGACCGGCGCGCTGCCGGTGGTGACGACGGCCACGGACGCCGTGGACCTGCCGGGGCTCGACACCCTCGGACTGCCGGTCGAGGGCGCCGTCGCGGCCGTCTCCCGGGCCCTGCTCGACGGCGGACCGGTCGCGCTGCGCGCGGAGGTGGCCTGGCCGCTGCCCGCGCTGCCGGTGACCGACGCGGACGCGGAGCCCGGTCAGGGCGGCGAAACCGGCGGGTACACGGTCCTGGTGACCGACCGGGACGTCGAACCCGGGCCGCGGGAGGTGCTGTTGCGGCCGCCGACGCTGGTGGTCGGCGTCGGCGCCTCGAAGGGGGCGCCGGCGGACGAGGTGCTCGCCCTGATCGGCGGCACGCTCGCGGAGGCCGGACTCTCGGTCACGTCGGTCGCCGAACTCGCCACCGTGGACGCCAAGTCGAAGGAGCCGGGGCTGCTGGCCGCCGCCGAACGGCTCGGCGTGCCCCTGGTCACCCACCCGGCCGAGGAGCTGGCGCGGATCGACGTGCCGAACCCGTCCGCCGCGCCGCTCGCCGCCGTCGGCACGCCGTCGGTCGCGGAGGCCGCCGCGCTGGCCGGCGGGGGTGAACTCGTCGTCCCGAAGCGGAAGTCGGCGGCCTCGCCGGCGATGGCGACCTGCGCGGTGGTCAGGCGTCCGGGGCGCGGGCGGCTCGCGGTGGTCGGGCTCGGGCCCGGCGCCCGAGACCTGCTCACCCCGCGCGCCAGGGCCGAACTGCGGCGCGCCGCCGTGCTGGTGGGGCTCGACCAGTACGTGGACCAGATCCGCGACCTGCTGCGGCCCGGCACCCGGGTCCTCGAGTCCGGGCTCGGCGCCGAGGAGGAGCGGGCCCGCACCGCCGTCGCCGAGGCCAGGGCCGGGCGGGCGGTCGCGCTGATCGGCAGCGGTGACGCGGGCGTGTACGCGATGGCGTCGCCCGCGCTCGCGGAGGCGTCGCACGACATCGACGTCGTCGGGGTGCCGGGGGTGACGGCGGCGCTGGCCGCCGGGGCGATCCTGGGCGCGCCGCTGGGCCACGACCATGTGTCGATCAGCCTCTCCGACCTGCACACGCCGTGGGAGGTCATCGAGCGGCGGGTGCGGGCCGCGGCCGAGGCGGATCTCGTGGTGACGTTCTACAACCCGCGCTCCCGCGGCCGGGACTGGCAGTTGCCGAAGGCGCTCGCGGTCCTCGGCGAGCACCGCGACCCCGGCACCCCGGTCGGCGTGGTGCGCAACGCGTCGCGGGCCGACGAGTCGAGCCGGCTGACCACCCTGGGCGCGCTCGACCCGGCGTGGGTCGACATGATGACCGTCGTGACCGTGGGCAACACGGCGACCCGTGAGATCGCGGGCCGCATGGTGACCCCGCGCGGCTACCGCTGGCAGGAGGAGCCCAGGTGA
- a CDS encoding precorrin-8X methylmutase yields MNRVIHPIEQESFRRLRARLDTSALAPLSRAVVERVIHSAADLDYAADLVLAEPDLVRAHAALHAGAPVVVDVEMVAAGITRRDTVCRLRDAVAGPGLTRSAHAVRLAHEQVGPGAVWVIGCAPTALEELLTLDADPALVIGLPVGFVGAAESKAALRASGLPAVSNVSEKGGSAVAAAALNALLYHPISTEEKP; encoded by the coding sequence GTGAACCGTGTGATCCACCCGATCGAGCAGGAGTCGTTCCGCCGGCTGCGGGCCCGCCTCGACACCTCGGCCCTCGCGCCGCTGAGCCGGGCCGTGGTGGAGCGGGTCATCCACTCCGCCGCCGACCTCGACTACGCGGCCGACCTCGTCCTGGCCGAACCCGACCTGGTGCGGGCGCACGCCGCGCTGCACGCCGGGGCGCCGGTCGTCGTCGACGTCGAGATGGTCGCCGCGGGCATCACCCGCCGTGACACCGTCTGCCGGCTGCGGGACGCCGTGGCGGGCCCCGGTCTGACCCGCTCGGCGCACGCCGTCAGACTCGCCCACGAACAGGTCGGACCCGGCGCCGTGTGGGTGATCGGCTGCGCGCCGACCGCTCTGGAGGAACTGCTCACCCTGGACGCGGACCCCGCGCTCGTGATCGGCCTGCCGGTCGGTTTCGTGGGAGCCGCCGAATCGAAGGCCGCGCTGCGCGCGAGCGGGCTGCCCGCCGTCAGCAACGTGTCCGAGAAGGGCGGTTCCGCGGTCGCCGCGGCCGCGCTCAACGCCCTGCTGTACCACCCGATTTCCACCGAGGAGAAACCGTGA
- a CDS encoding sirohydrochlorin chelatase, whose translation MTTPPPALLIAGHGTRDEAGAEAFRDFVRELGRRHPELPVAGGFIELSPPPLGDAVTELVERGVTRFAAVPLMLVSAGHAKGDIPAALSRERDRHPGISYTYGRPLGPHPALLNVLERRLDEVLGSSGRRPADRADVTVLLVGRGSTDPDANAEVHKAARLLWEGRGYAGVETAFVSLAAPDVPAGLDRCVRLGARRIVVLPYFLFTGILPERVRQQTEGWAAAHPEADVRCADVIGPEPELLDLVMERYQEAVRGDLRMNCDSCVYRIALPGFEDKVGMPQQPHFHPDDDGHDHGHHGPHGHHHGGHAHAH comes from the coding sequence GTGACCACCCCGCCGCCCGCCCTGCTCATCGCCGGACACGGCACCCGGGACGAGGCCGGAGCCGAGGCGTTCCGCGACTTCGTACGGGAGTTGGGCCGCCGCCACCCCGAACTGCCCGTCGCGGGCGGCTTCATCGAGCTGTCGCCGCCGCCGCTCGGCGACGCCGTCACCGAGCTGGTGGAGCGGGGCGTGACCCGCTTCGCCGCCGTTCCGCTGATGCTGGTCTCCGCCGGGCACGCCAAGGGCGACATCCCGGCCGCGCTCTCCCGCGAGCGGGACCGCCACCCCGGGATCTCGTACACGTACGGGCGCCCGCTCGGCCCGCACCCGGCGCTGCTGAACGTCCTGGAGCGGCGCCTCGACGAGGTGCTCGGCTCGTCGGGCAGGCGCCCCGCCGACCGCGCCGACGTGACGGTGCTCCTCGTGGGGCGCGGGTCGACCGACCCGGACGCCAACGCCGAGGTGCACAAGGCGGCCAGGCTGCTGTGGGAGGGGCGCGGGTACGCGGGTGTGGAGACCGCGTTCGTGTCGCTGGCCGCGCCTGACGTGCCCGCGGGGCTCGACCGGTGCGTGCGGCTCGGCGCGCGGCGGATCGTCGTCCTGCCCTACTTCCTGTTCACGGGCATCCTGCCGGAGCGGGTGCGCCAGCAGACCGAGGGCTGGGCCGCCGCCCACCCGGAGGCCGACGTGCGGTGCGCGGACGTCATCGGGCCCGAGCCCGAGCTGCTCGACCTGGTGATGGAGCGCTACCAGGAGGCGGTGCGCGGGGATCTGCGGATGAACTGCGACTCGTGCGTGTACCGGATCGCGCTGCCGGGCTTCGAGGACAAGGTGGGGATGCCGCAGCAGCCGCACTTCCACCCGGACGACGACGGCCACGACCACGGGCACCACGGGCCGCACGGGCACCACCACGGCGGTCACGCCCATGCCCATTGA
- the cobC gene encoding Rv2231c family pyridoxal phosphate-dependent protein CobC codes for MPIDGGGTGHDLRHHGDAEVRDGGAALVDLAVNVRADTPPSWLRERIAASLTGLAAYPDGRAARAAVAARHGLPVERVLLTAGAAEAFVLLARALKVRQPVVVHPQFTEPEAALRDAGHSVDRVLLTAADGFRLDPGAVPESADLVVVGNPTNPTSVLHPAQALAELARPGRTLVVDEAFMDAVPGEREALAGRTDVPGLVVLRSLTKTWGLAGLRVGYVLAAPETVAELERAQPLWPVSTPALAAAEACVSPRAVAEAAHAAHRIAADRAHLLAGLGALAGHGVTVTGPAEGPFVLVRLPGAASVRHRLRALGFAVRRGDTFPGLDGEWLRLAVRDRTTTDAFLRALEEAMGAAAEKGVAAERG; via the coding sequence ATGCCCATTGACGGCGGCGGCACCGGGCACGACCTGCGCCACCACGGTGACGCCGAGGTCCGTGACGGCGGTGCGGCGCTCGTCGACCTCGCGGTCAACGTCCGTGCCGACACGCCCCCTTCATGGCTGCGGGAGCGGATCGCCGCCTCCCTGACCGGCCTCGCGGCCTACCCGGACGGGCGGGCCGCGCGGGCGGCCGTCGCGGCACGGCACGGCCTCCCGGTGGAGCGGGTGCTGCTGACGGCGGGCGCCGCCGAGGCGTTCGTGCTGCTGGCGCGGGCCCTGAAGGTGCGGCAACCGGTGGTCGTGCACCCGCAGTTCACCGAACCGGAGGCGGCGCTGCGGGACGCCGGGCACAGCGTCGACCGGGTCCTGCTGACCGCGGCCGACGGCTTCCGGCTCGACCCGGGCGCCGTGCCCGAGAGCGCCGATCTGGTGGTCGTGGGCAACCCCACCAACCCGACGTCGGTCCTGCACCCGGCCCAGGCCCTCGCCGAACTGGCCCGTCCCGGGCGGACGTTGGTCGTGGACGAGGCGTTCATGGACGCGGTGCCCGGCGAGCGGGAGGCGCTGGCCGGGCGGACGGACGTGCCCGGCCTGGTGGTGCTGCGCAGCCTGACCAAGACCTGGGGTCTGGCCGGGCTGCGCGTCGGGTACGTCCTCGCCGCCCCGGAGACGGTCGCGGAGCTGGAGCGCGCCCAGCCGCTGTGGCCGGTCTCCACGCCCGCGCTGGCCGCCGCCGAGGCGTGCGTGAGCCCCCGCGCCGTCGCCGAGGCCGCCCACGCGGCCCACCGGATCGCCGCCGACCGCGCCCATCTCCTCGCCGGGCTCGGCGCGTTGGCCGGGCACGGGGTGACGGTGACCGGTCCCGCCGAGGGCCCCTTCGTGCTGGTGCGGCTCCCTGGGGCCGCCTCGGTGCGGCACCGGCTGCGCGCCCTGGGCTTCGCGGTGCGCCGCGGGGACACCTTCCCCGGCCTCGACGGGGAGTGGCTGCGCCTGGCCGTCCGGGACAGGACGACGACGGACGCGTTCCTGCGGGCACTCGAAGAGGCGATGGGGGCGGCGGCGGAGAAGGGCGTGGCGGCGGAGAGGGGGTGA
- a CDS encoding SCO1860 family LAETG-anchored protein gives MNGNNFRMPARRLATVAAATALAAGPAVLAGAGSAHATTDHGRASAVVLRTGLDVSLLNKTVNVPLAVSLNEVEAPRSADRTALSATLDGVDGGKPFNVLSADVATAKADVTAARAEGYTRLAHARLHVPGLPLLSLVEVEQVTSKAVCEAGRTPVATSDLLGTVTVLGKKVTLTAGGTTDVRVPGVGEVRLDLSKTEHTSRTAAATALELKVSVNPLKLNVAEVEGTVTLAKATCEAPPAPERESPAPSTEPASEVEPQGGSTEQNLAETGGNSATPYIAAGAAALVVAGGGALVLTRRRRS, from the coding sequence TTGAACGGCAACAACTTCCGCATGCCCGCACGCCGTCTCGCCACCGTCGCGGCGGCCACGGCCCTGGCCGCGGGTCCCGCGGTCCTGGCCGGCGCGGGCTCCGCGCACGCGACCACCGACCACGGTCGCGCGAGCGCCGTCGTGCTGCGCACCGGGCTCGACGTGTCGCTGCTCAACAAGACCGTGAACGTCCCGCTCGCGGTCTCGCTCAACGAGGTCGAGGCGCCGCGCAGCGCCGACAGGACCGCGCTCTCCGCCACCCTGGACGGAGTCGACGGCGGCAAGCCCTTCAACGTCCTGAGCGCCGACGTCGCCACCGCGAAGGCCGACGTCACGGCCGCCCGCGCGGAGGGCTACACCCGGCTCGCCCACGCCCGTCTGCATGTCCCCGGGCTGCCGCTGCTCTCCCTCGTCGAGGTCGAGCAGGTCACCTCCAAGGCGGTCTGCGAGGCGGGCCGGACGCCGGTCGCCACCTCCGACCTGCTCGGCACGGTCACCGTCCTCGGCAAGAAGGTCACGCTGACCGCGGGCGGCACCACCGACGTGCGGGTGCCCGGCGTCGGGGAGGTCAGGCTCGACCTGTCGAAGACCGAGCACACCTCGCGCACGGCCGCCGCGACCGCCCTCGAACTGAAGGTCTCCGTCAACCCGTTGAAGCTCAACGTCGCGGAGGTCGAGGGCACCGTCACCCTTGCCAAGGCCACCTGCGAGGCGCCGCCCGCACCGGAGCGGGAGAGCCCCGCGCCGAGCACCGAACCGGCGTCCGAGGTCGAGCCGCAGGGCGGGTCGACGGAGCAGAACCTCGCGGAGACCGGCGGCAACTCGGCGACGCCGTACATCGCGGCCGGTGCCGCCGCCCTGGTCGTGGCCGGCGGCGGAGCCCTGGTGCTGACCCGCCGCCGCAGGAGCTGA
- a CDS encoding amidohydrolase family protein, whose amino-acid sequence MSDHPVLHVKGAILVGRDEVCDELWVVGGRITYDRPAGARDIRTVDGWALPGLVDAHCHVGLGPHGPVDRDTAHRQALTDREAGTLLIRDAGSPSDTRWIDDRDDLPKIIRAGRHIARTRRYLRGYAHEIEPDDLVGYVAQEAARGDGWVKLVGDWIDRDLGDLSACWPRGPVEAAITEAHRLGARVTAHCFAEDALRDLVEAGIDCVEHATGLTDDLIPLFVERRVAIVPTLVNIATFPDLAAGGDAKFPRWSAHMRRLHARRYDTVRSAYDAGIPVYVGTDAGGTLPHGLVAAEVAELVTAGIPAPEALAATTWAARDWLGRPGLTEGAPADLVVYPTDPRADVRVLAAPTRVVVNGRVVG is encoded by the coding sequence ATGAGCGATCACCCGGTGCTGCACGTGAAGGGCGCGATCCTCGTCGGACGCGACGAGGTCTGCGACGAACTGTGGGTCGTCGGCGGCCGGATCACCTACGACCGGCCCGCCGGCGCCCGCGACATCAGGACCGTCGACGGCTGGGCGCTGCCCGGTCTGGTCGACGCGCACTGCCATGTCGGGCTCGGCCCGCACGGACCCGTCGACCGGGACACCGCGCACCGGCAGGCGCTGACCGACCGCGAGGCGGGCACCCTGCTGATCCGGGACGCGGGCTCGCCCTCCGACACCCGCTGGATCGACGACCGCGACGACCTCCCGAAGATCATCAGGGCCGGCCGGCACATCGCCCGCACCCGCCGCTACCTGCGCGGTTACGCCCACGAGATCGAGCCGGACGACCTGGTCGGCTACGTCGCCCAGGAGGCCGCGCGCGGCGACGGCTGGGTCAAGCTGGTCGGCGACTGGATCGACCGCGACCTCGGCGACCTCTCCGCGTGCTGGCCGCGCGGGCCCGTCGAGGCCGCGATCACCGAGGCCCACCGGCTCGGCGCCCGGGTCACCGCGCACTGCTTCGCCGAGGACGCGCTGCGCGACCTGGTCGAGGCGGGCATCGACTGCGTCGAGCACGCCACAGGGCTCACCGACGACCTGATCCCGCTGTTCGTCGAACGGCGCGTCGCGATCGTCCCGACCCTCGTCAACATCGCCACCTTCCCGGACCTGGCGGCGGGCGGCGACGCCAAGTTCCCGCGCTGGTCGGCCCATATGCGACGGCTGCACGCGCGCCGCTACGACACCGTGCGCTCCGCGTACGACGCGGGCATCCCGGTCTACGTCGGCACCGACGCGGGCGGCACCCTGCCGCACGGCCTGGTCGCGGCGGAGGTCGCCGAACTGGTCACGGCGGGCATCCCGGCGCCCGAGGCCCTCGCCGCGACGACCTGGGCGGCCCGCGACTGGCTGGGCCGCCCGGGGCTGACGGAGGGCGCCCCGGCGGACCTGGTGGTCTACCCGACGGACCCCCGCGCGGACGTCCGCGTCCTGGCGGCGCCGACCCGGGTGGTGGTGAACGGCCGGGTGGTGGGGTGA
- a CDS encoding amino acid ABC transporter ATP-binding protein: MSRPETSDTAPGAAAGTAPEIRVEGLHKSFGANEVLRGIDLEIGRGEVVCVIGPSGSGKSTLLRCVNLLEEPDRGRVFVGSTELTDPDVDIDAARRRIGMVFQQFNLFPHLTVTANLTLPQRRVLGRSRAEAAKVAADNLARVGLAEKADAYPAALSGGQQQRVAIARALAMGPEVMLFDEPTSALDPELVGDVLAVMRMLARDGMTMIVVTHEMSFAREVADRVVFMDGGVVVEDGAPADVIGAPRHERTRNFLSRLLDPALAGLPGETPEEAGDAAGG, from the coding sequence ATGAGCCGTCCCGAGACTTCTGACACCGCCCCCGGGGCCGCCGCGGGGACGGCACCCGAGATCCGGGTCGAGGGCCTGCACAAGTCCTTCGGCGCCAACGAGGTGCTGCGCGGCATCGATCTGGAGATCGGGCGCGGCGAGGTCGTCTGCGTCATCGGCCCCTCGGGCTCGGGCAAGTCGACCCTGCTGCGCTGCGTCAACCTGCTGGAGGAGCCGGACCGGGGACGGGTCTTCGTCGGCTCCACCGAACTCACCGACCCGGACGTCGACATCGACGCCGCGCGCCGCCGGATCGGCATGGTCTTCCAGCAGTTCAACCTGTTCCCGCACCTCACCGTCACCGCGAACCTCACCCTGCCGCAACGCCGGGTGCTGGGCCGCAGCCGGGCGGAGGCCGCGAAGGTGGCCGCCGACAACCTCGCCAGGGTCGGTCTCGCCGAGAAGGCCGACGCCTACCCGGCGGCCCTCTCGGGAGGCCAGCAGCAGCGGGTTGCCATCGCCCGCGCCCTCGCCATGGGCCCCGAGGTGATGCTCTTCGACGAGCCGACCTCCGCGCTCGACCCCGAACTGGTCGGCGACGTCCTCGCGGTGATGCGGATGCTGGCGCGCGACGGCATGACGATGATCGTCGTCACCCACGAGATGAGCTTCGCCCGCGAGGTCGCCGACCGGGTCGTCTTCATGGACGGCGGGGTGGTCGTCGAGGACGGCGCCCCCGCCGACGTCATCGGCGCGCCTCGCCACGAACGCACCCGCAACTTCCTCTCACGGCTGCTCGATCCGGCGCTCGCCGGGCTGCCGGGGGAGACTCCCGAGGAGGCGGGCGACGCGGCCGGGGGATAG
- a CDS encoding amino acid ABC transporter permease has product MTVTRSAPRRTGLTRRQKRGLSRGAQYVVFVAAVIALAAAADWGRLSNQFAQGDIARQMFPDVITLALKNTVLYTLSGFVVGLVLGMLIALMRLSSVGPYRWFAGVYIEIFRGLPALLIFIFIGVAVPLAFPGTEIPGGTYGKVALALGLVAAAYMAETIRAGIQAVPKGQLEAARSLGFSPARAMISIVVPQAFRIILPPLTNELVLLFKDSSLVLFLGVTLEERELSKYGRDLASQTANSTPILVAGLCYLLVTIPLGFVVRRMEAKAQEAVK; this is encoded by the coding sequence ATGACGGTCACCCGATCGGCGCCCCGGCGCACGGGGCTGACCAGGCGTCAGAAGCGTGGTCTGTCGCGCGGCGCCCAGTACGTCGTCTTCGTCGCCGCCGTGATCGCCCTCGCGGCCGCGGCCGACTGGGGGCGGCTGAGTAATCAGTTCGCGCAGGGCGACATCGCCCGCCAGATGTTCCCCGACGTCATCACGCTGGCGCTGAAGAACACCGTCCTGTACACGCTGTCCGGCTTCGTCGTCGGACTGGTCCTCGGCATGCTGATCGCGCTGATGCGGCTGTCGTCGGTGGGCCCCTACCGGTGGTTCGCCGGGGTGTACATCGAGATCTTCCGCGGCCTGCCCGCCCTGCTGATCTTCATCTTCATCGGCGTGGCCGTGCCGCTCGCCTTCCCCGGCACCGAGATCCCGGGCGGCACCTACGGCAAGGTCGCCCTCGCGCTCGGTCTCGTGGCCGCCGCGTACATGGCCGAGACGATCCGCGCGGGCATCCAGGCGGTGCCCAAGGGGCAACTGGAGGCGGCCCGTTCACTGGGGTTCTCGCCCGCCCGCGCGATGATCTCCATCGTCGTGCCGCAGGCCTTCCGGATCATCCTGCCGCCGCTCACCAACGAACTCGTCCTGCTGTTCAAGGACTCCTCGCTGGTGCTGTTCCTCGGCGTCACCCTGGAGGAGCGCGAACTCTCCAAGTACGGAAGGGACTTGGCCAGCCAGACTGCCAACTCCACCCCGATCCTGGTGGCAGGACTCTGCTACCTGCTGGTCACCATCCCGCTCGGCTTCGTCGTGCGCCGCATGGAGGCCAAGGCCCAGGAGGCCGTGAAATGA